In Solanum pennellii chromosome 7, SPENNV200, the following are encoded in one genomic region:
- the LOC107025467 gene encoding dynein light chain 1, cytoplasmic-like, with protein sequence MPMHSSSSSLSRRQKPNNNNENGISKSMSAEEEVKLAALAISFNIRLRSADMPFAMQAHALRHARTLLLQPVNHRPNPSLLARSLKKEFDSMYGPAWHCVVGKSFGSFVTHSPGGFVYFSLESFSFLLFKTEVQLITEAVVPTPAAR encoded by the exons ATGCCCATgcattcatcttcttcttctctttcacGGCGCCAGAAGCCTAATAACAACAATGAAAATGGCATTAGCAAGTCTATGTCGGCAGAAGAAGAAGTGAAGCTTGCAGCTCTTGCTATCAGCTTTAACATACGGCTCAGATCAGCAGATATGCCTTTTGCCATGCAAGCACACGCCCTTCGTCACGCCAGAACTCTCCTCCTCCAACCTGTGAATCACCGTCCTAATCCCTCCCTCCTCGCTCGCTCCCTCAAAAAG GAGTTTGATTCGATGTATGGACCGGCATGGCACTGTGTGGTAGGGAAGAGTTTTGGATCGTTTGTGACTCATTCACCTGGTGGATTTGTGTATTTTTCACTTGAATCGTTCTCGTTTCTTCTGTTCAAGACGGAGGTTCAGTTGATCACTGAAGCAGTAGTACCAACACCTGCTGCCCGCTGA